One Diabrotica virgifera virgifera chromosome 3, PGI_DIABVI_V3a genomic window carries:
- the LOC114326838 gene encoding zinc finger and BTB domain-containing protein 14-like, whose amino-acid sequence MSSSKNSKGEQYHLRWNNFLHNMVQIFSDLKQEGQLVDVTLMCQEQQIKAHKIVLAACSDFFMNLFTTINDVHPIIKFSDISLSHLKKIVEFIYHGEVKVVDDDLHSVLTLGEMFGVKGLSAVKMKGQESSSNTPVNKPVNYTILNKYPTLTPIKNLRRPSLDESTNEPTQKKIKVESDSPNIEKPIIVIDDHKETDNTSSQMELIKQPTNYTRLQDIRSEDNNKNHTTKRKQNASKVSEKGPTERPNPFILFCKDWRKKLITEHPDEDFKRISIRLGSLWRSLTAETRESYYALARKT is encoded by the coding sequence ATGAGTTCCTCCAAAAATTCCAAAGGAGAGCAATATCACCTTCGTTGGAACAACTTTCTTCATAACATGGTGCAGATATTTTCTGATTTGAAACAAGAGGGGCAACTTGTAGATGTGACTCTTATGTGTCAAGAACAACAAATTAAAGCACATAAAATAGTATTGGCCGCTTGTAGTGATTTTTTTATGAACTTATTTACAACTATTAATGACGTTCATCCTATTATCAAGTTCTCAGATATCTCCTTGTCACATTTAAAGAAGATAGTCGAATTTATTTATCATGGGGAGGTAAAGGTAGTTGATGACGATCTTCATTCTGTATTGACTTTAGGTGAAATGTTTGGAGTCAAAGGTTTGTCAGCAGTTAAAATGAAAGGACAAGAGAGTTCATCAAATACACCTGTAAATAAACCagtaaattatacaattttaaacaaatatccAACATTAACACCAATCAAAAATCTTAGGCGGCCTAGTTTAGATGAGTCTACAAATGAACcaacacaaaagaaaataaaagtagAGTCTGATTCCCCAAATATAGAAAAGCCGATTATTGTCATAGATGATCACAAAGAAACTGATAATACAAGTAGTCAGATGGAATTAATAAAACAACCAACAAATTATACCCGTCTACAAGATATCAGAAGTGAGGATAACAACAAAAATCATACAACCAAACGTAAGCAAAATGCTTCGAAGGTTAGTGAAAAAGGCCCAACTGAAAGACCCAACCCGTTTATATTATTTTGCAAGGATTGGAGGAAGAAATTAATAACCGAGCATCCGGACGAGGATTTTAAAAGAATATCTATTCGTTTGGGAAGTTTATGGAGGTCATTGACGGCTGAAACTAGAGAATCATACTACGCACTTGCTCGTAAAACTTAG
- the LOC126881720 gene encoding uncharacterized protein LOC126881720 — protein MAQPLVDGSPAFCISIFGSDNRFTSEDVYKRWQYLIKEAGKHGITILGFSSDGDTRCLKSMKIISKLSFTSLNPYSPYFQANYNLENPAVFQDTIHISTKLKTRLLNENISMNMGGKRVSIDNIRYIIENYPRDKHLLCKSFLECKYTRINLLLTFLIKNLPEKRKNISICQLYSN, from the exons ATGGCTCAGCCATTAGTAGATGGATCACCCGCATTTTGTATATCAATATTTGGCAGTGATAATAGATTTACCTCAGAAGATGTTTATAAACGATGGCAATATCTCATAAAGGAAGCAGGAAAACATGGAATTACAATTTTGGGCTTTTCAAGCGATGGTGACACTCGGTgcttaaaaagtatgaaaattatATCGAAATTGTCATTTACTTCATTGAACCCTTACTCTCCCTATTTTCAG gCGAATTACAATTTAGAAAATCCAGCAGTTTTTCAAGACACTATACATATATCAACGAAGCTTAAGACTCgtttattaaatgaaaatatttctatGAATATGGGAGGAAAACGAGTATCTATTGACAATATCCGGTACATAATTGAAAACTATCCTAGAGATAAACACTTATTATGCAAGAGCTTCCTTGAATGTAAGTATACTAGAATAAATTTGCTACTTACTTTTCTAATCAAGAATCTTCcagaaaaacgtaaaaatatatcaatttgTCAGCTTTATTCAAATTAA
- the LOC114326839 gene encoding trypsin-2-like: MFVLVFLIFLNIFDDCLAHGRIVGGRSAKIEEYPYQLSLRFRNRHICGATLIANNVAITAAHCIPMSGSYTVKGGSTKLSEGGIIIPVKTAILHPQHRSENEDYDVAILRLDTPFNLSSSIQPAKLPKGNEQLVVGWVGNVTGWGAISNNFPDMSDTLRMIGLPVLPIEWCKSRYISVSLTPRQFCAGFKEGGRDSCQGDSGGPFVINGTLYGIISWGFNCASPGYPGIYVNVAVLRDYIQQNSGI, encoded by the exons ACATTTTTGACGATTGTTTGGCTCATGGCAGAATTGTGGGTGGTCGATCTGCCAAAATTGAAGAGTATCCTTATCAATTAAGTTTAAG ATTCCGGAATCGACATATATGTGGAGCAACTCTGATAGCCAATAATGTAGCCATTACGGCAGCTCACTGTATTCCAATGTCTGGTTCCTATACAGTGAAAGGTGGATCTACTAAACTTTCTGAAGGAGGAATAATAATTCCCGTTAAAACAGCTATATTACATCCACAGCACAGATCGGAAAACGAGGATTATGACGTGGCTATTCTCAGACTTGATACGCCTTTTAA CTTGTCCTCATCAATTCAACCTGCAAAACTACCAAAAGGAAACGAACAGCTAGTCGTAGGTTGGGTTGGTAATGTCACCGGTTGGGGTGCCATTTCTAATAATTTCCCCGATATGTCAGATACTCTTAGAATGATTGGACTGCCAGTACTACCGATCGAATGGTGTAAGTCAAGATATATTAGTGTTTCATTAACGCCACGACAGTTTTGTGCAGGTTTCAAAGAAGGTGGAAGAGATTCCTGTCAG GGTGATTCGGGTGGCCCTTTTGTAATCAATGGAACCCTTTATGGTATAATCTCCTGGGGATTTAATTGTGCCTCGCCCGGTTATCCTGGAATATACGTAAATGTAGCAGTTCTTCGAGATTATATACAGCAAAATTCTGGTATTTAA
- the LOC126881719 gene encoding uncharacterized protein LOC126881719, producing the protein MRIWKAWLKKNGENIQKNFITTNAYTCIEINAHGIILVIEKLRQNGISEAFLPWLYSSQPCEKVFRETRSMSSTFSTMINYTLLDVLRRLKRIQAMHEISTDLGPNFRFPRQENKRLGNNSSVFKVTEFPSTDEMINIIKKAQEDALSDAKKIGMEMNRDCCIEINLPTCDNPEEQEEVQGSIIITDTISKEHEPDLEPDFSNEDREFLEYTSTFNNYDSLHLRDYTGQKKAQKSCLSVTLKDKKTRIIKKSTLIWFFQEKQGRLSTDRLLRVKGMTVKNTHKGLSKKKQFRKKPGQGLQPAGNIKKRKMFRQPHERAHKDSTSESRSESDEISLESETLSEDFSDLEDCHNESTKMPVIQLESYYAVFYDTQWYLGRVINSYSSEKFKVKFLQQDLDTFKWPKKDDIQDVHKEFIFYGPVSLSGTEPFSLKRNDLIAIKQKYKTIKSIKSLKN; encoded by the exons ATGCGTATTTGGAAAGCCTGgctaaaaaaaaatggtgaaaatatCCAAAAGAATTTTATCACCACAAATGCCTATACATGCATAGAAATAAACGCTCATGGAATTATTTTAGTCATTGAAAAACTTCGGCAAAATGGAATTTCAGAAGCTTTTCTTCCATGGCTGTATAGCAGTCAGCCATGTGAAAAAGTATTTAGAGAAACTCGGTCCATGAGTAGCACATTTTCAACTATGATAAATTATACACTGCTGGATGTTTTAAGAAGATTAAAACGTATACAAGCTATGCATGAGATAAGCACAGACTTAG GTCCCAATTTTAGATTCCCCAGGCAAGAAAACAAACGACTTGGAAATAATTCAAGTGTCTTTAAAGTAACTGAGTTTCCATCAACTGATGAAAtgattaacataattaaaaaggcCCAAGAAGACGCACTATCTGACGCTAAAAAAATTGGGATGGAAATGAACAGGGATTGTTGTATAGAAATTAATTTACCGACTTGTGACAATCCGGAAGAGCAAGAAGAGGTGCAGGGAAGTATAATTATCACTGATACCATTTCAAAGGAACATGAGCCAGACCTCGAGCCAGACTTTTCTAATGAAGACCGGGAGTTTCTTGAATATACCTCTACATTTAATAATTATGACTCTTTACATTTGAGAGACTATACGGGTCAAAAGAAAGCACAAAAATCGTGTCTGTCAGTGAcacttaaagacaaaaaaacacgaattataaaaaaatctactCTAATTTGGTTTTTTCAGGAAAAACAGGGTCGTTTATCAACCGACAGACTGCTCCGGGTAAAGGGAATGACAGTTAAAAATACGCATAAGgggttatcaaaaaaaaaacagttcaGGAAAAAGCCAGGCCAAGGACTTCAACCAGCAGGCAatatcaaaaaaagaaaaatgtttcgTCAACCTCATGAACGAGCTCATAAAGATAGTACATCTGAATCTCGATCTGAATCAGATGAGATTAGCTTAGAAAGTGAAACTTTGAGTGAAGATTTCTCTGACTTAGAAGATTGCCATAACGAAAGTACAAAAATGCCAGTAATTCAGCTAGAATCTTATTATGCTGTGTTTTATGATACACAATGGTATCTAGGGCGTGTCATCAACAGCTACAGCTCAGAAAAgtttaaagtgaaatttttacAACAAGACCTGGATACTTTTAAGTGGCCCAAAAAAGATGATATCCAAGATGTTCACAAAGAGTTTATATTTTATGGACCAGTTAGTCTAAGCGGAACTGAACcattttctttaaaaagaaatgATTTGATTGCTATTAAACAGAAATACAAAACAATCAAATCCAtcaaatcattaaaaaattaa